In Drosophila yakuba strain Tai18E2 chromosome X, Prin_Dyak_Tai18E2_2.1, whole genome shotgun sequence, a single genomic region encodes these proteins:
- the LOC6526084 gene encoding uncharacterized protein LOC6526084, whose amino-acid sequence MMQSNRMTTTLKMSNLLLALACAAVLMGSSLAEEEEVSMTVDEVVELIEPFGEGCTPKPLRENIVEMVLNKEDAKHETKCFRHCLLEQFELMPEGQLQYNEDKTLEMVNMMFPDREEDGRRIVRSCNEKMKAEQDKCEAAHGIGMCMLREMRSSGFKIPEVKE is encoded by the exons ATGATGCAGAGCAACCGGATGACGACGACGTTGAAGATGTCCAACCTGCTGCTAGCACTGGCCTGCGCCGCCGTGCTGATGGGCTCGTCgctggcggaggaggaggaggtaTCCATGACCGTGGACGAGGTGGTGGAGCTGATAGAGCCCTTTGGCGAAGGCTGCACCCCTAAGCCGTTGCGGG AAAACATCGTCGAGATGGTGCTGAACAAGGAGGACGCCAAGCACGAGACCAAGTGCTTCCGCCACTGCTTGCTGGAGCAGTTCGAGCTGATGCCCGAGGGTCAGCTGCAGTACAACGAGGACAAGACCCTCGAGATGGTCAACATGATGTTCCCGGATCGCGAGGAAGACGGCCGGCGCATCGTCAGGTCCTGCAACGAGAAGATGAAGGCGGAGCAGGACAA GTGCGAGGCCGCCCACGGGATCGGCATGTGCATGCTCCGCGAGATGCGCTCCTCGGGCTTCAAGATTCCCGAGGTCAAGGAATGA
- the LOC6526091 gene encoding molybdenum cofactor sulfurase: protein MAPYRPEFSAAEQSRIDAEFSRLARNKSVYLDHAGTTLYAENQVTAAAEQLQRNVICNPHTCRLTGDFVDQVRFKILEFFNTTAEDYHVIFTANATAALSLVAENFDFGSTGDFHFCQENHTSVLGMRERVRANGIYMLKEKEISGGELKKNGTVHKVSGKTGNSLLTFSAQCNFSGYKIPLDTIEKIQIDGLSKPGKQLWGSLGENKENTHNDYYICLDAASFVATSPLDLKKYRPDYVCLSFYKIFGYPTGVGALLVSRRGADVFQKRRFFGGGTINYAYPHAMDYQLRETFHQRYEDGTLPFLAIVGLLEGFRTLERLVPKTDEFSTMERISRHVFGLAKYLEDQLRQLQHPNGEPLVELYNKVGYQDKSRQGGIVAFNVRTESGSFVGFGEIACVAALHGILLRTGCFCNIGACQYYLNLDEDAMDTIYKRAGRICGDYFDLVDGQPTGAVRVSFGYMTTFQDVEQLLQMLRSSYLATKPLQRIQFIEEQAEQLPPLLKERVQLLRPKLLQMAIYPVKSCAAFKIELEGSWPLTDQGLRYDREWMIVDMNGMALTQKRCTELCLIRPVIKVDQLELQFGDNSHFSVPLSLEDQAADSAKCVSKVCRQPVEGLDCGDGVAQWLSENLGLEGLRLLRQSGQRNSSKDQQKLSLVNQAQFLLLNKSSVRSLQFEEPLDETVDRFRANIIIDTGSAFEELTYKALSIGGIQFQVEGPCQRCDMICINQRTGERSPETLTTISRLQKGRMRFGIYITRIPQDTKELEAKEHMTCGDVVLVE from the exons ATGGCACCATATCGCCCGGAGTTCTCCGCAGCGGAACAGTCACGAATCGACGCGGAATTCTCTAGATTGGCCA GGAACAAGAGTGTTTACCTGGATCATGCGGGCACCACTCTCTATGCCGAGAACCAGGTGACGGCCGCCGcggagcaactgcagcgcaATGTCATCTGCAATCCGCACACCTGTCGCCTCACCGGCGACTTCGTCGACCAGGTGCGATTCAA aaTACTGGAATTCTTTAACACCACCGCTGAAGATTACCATGTGATATTTACGGCGAATGCCACCGCTGCCTTGTCCTTGGTGGCGGAAAACTTTGACTTTGGATCCACGGGCGACTTTCACTTCTGCCAGGAAAACCACACCTCGGTGCTGGGAATGCGGGAAAGGGTCCGGGCCAACGGGATATATATGTTGAAGGAAAAGGAAATCTCGGGCGGAGAGCTCAAGAAAAACGGCACAGTACACAAGGTGTCCGGGAAAACGGGGAACTCCTTGCTGACCTTTTCGGCCCAATGCAACTTTAGTGGATACAAAATCCCACTGGATACCATTGAAAAAATCCAAATCGATGGTTTGTCCAAGCCGGGAAAACAGCTTTGGGGCTCTTTGGGAGAGAATAAGGAGAATACGCACAACGATTACTATATCTGTCTGGACGCGGCGTCGTTTGTAGCCACCAGTCCGTTGGATCTGAAAAAATACCGCCCAGATTACGTGTGCCTTAGTTTCTACAAGATCTTCGGCTATCCCACAGGCGTGGGAGCCCTGCTGGTGAGTCGGCGGGGAGCCGATGTCTTCCAGAAGCGTCGCTTTTTTGGCGGTGGTACCATCAACTACGCATATCCCCATGCCATGGACTATCAGCTGAGGGAGACCTTCCACCAGCGCTACGAAGATGGCACCCTGCCATTCCTCGCCATTGTTGGATTGCTCGAGGGATTTCGCACGCTAGAGAGGTTGGTGCCCAAAACGGACGAGTTCAGCACCATGGAAAGGATTTCCAG acaCGTCTTTGGGCTGGCCAAGTATCTGGAGGATCAGCTGCGCCAGCTGCAGCATCCCAATGGTGAACCCCTCGTCGAGTTGTACAATAAAGTGGGTTACCAGGACAAATCTCGGCAGGGTGGCATCGTTGCCTTTAATGTGCGCACTGAATCTGGATCCTTTGTGGGATTCGGCGAGATCGCCTGTGTGGCTGCTCTGCACGGCATACTCCTGCGGACTGGATGCTTCTGCAACATCGGAGCCTGTCAATATTACTTAAACCTCGATGAAGATGCTATGGATACGATATACAAGCGAGCAGGTCGCATTTGCGGCGACTACTTTGATCTGGTTGATGGACAGCCGACGGGAGCGGTGCGGGTATCTTTTGGTTATATGACAACTTTCCAAGACGTAGAGCAGTTGCTCCAGATGCTACGCTCCAGTTATTTGGCAACCAAGCCGCTGCAGCGAATTCAGTTCATCGAAGAGCAGGCGGAGCAATTGCCGCCGTTGCTTAAGGAGCGAGTCCAGCTCTTGAGGCCGAAACTGCTGCAGATGGCCATATATCCGGTAAAATCCTGTGCCGCTTTTAAAATCGAATTAGAAGGCTCCTGGCCGTTGACGGATCAAGGTCTGAGATATGACCGTGAGTGGATGATCGTGGACATGAATGGCATGGCGTTGACTCAGAAGCGTTGCACAGAGCTGTGCCTGATTAGGCCTGTGATAAAGGTTGACCAATTAGAGCTGCAGTTCGGAGACAATTCCCATTTCTCGGTGCCCCTTTCGCTGGAGGACCAGGCAGCCGACTCAGCAAAATGCGTAAGCAAGGTGTGTCGGCAGCCCGTTGAAGGATTGGATTGCGGCGATGGTGTGGCCCAGTGGTTAAGCGAAAACCTGGGCTTAGAGGGCCTCCGTTTGCTCCGGCAATCGGGCCAGAGAAACTCCTCCAAGGATCAGCAGAAGCTGAGTCTGGTTAATCAGGCCCAGTTCTTGCTGCTAAACAAATCTTCGGTGCGATCGCTTCAATTTGAGGAGCCACTCGATGAGACTGTGGATCGTTTTCGGGCCAATATCATCATCGACACGGGCAGTGCTTTTGAGGAGCTTACCTACAAAGCCCTGTCCATTGGGGGAATCCAATTCCAGGTGGAGGGTCCCTGCCAGCGCTGCGACATGATTTGCATTAACCAAAGGACAGGCGAACGGTCGCCGGAAACCTTGACCACCATATCCCGCCTGCAAAAAGGTCGCATGCGATTCGGCATCTATATCACAAGGATCCCCCAGGACACAAAAGAGCTTGAGGCCAAGGAGCACATGACCTGCGGCGATGTTGTCCTTGTGGAATAA
- the LOC6526081 gene encoding uncharacterized protein LOC6526081, protein MADGFKKYFNGTTINGRANVAKATYATLALLFIVYKLRRGSGKSGDLASGKCSCESDHDSSLNGDVGVYGVDPDCSVCRERSERAMTEFDREQQRRAAGENDNGCRDDPPPPPPPASGASSGSAPRRKCPCEEPQRRTEAAVKHSSHMSKTRGQQIQPPYQYEQYTQPEAEQVRPASQVLGHVHDAFYRVLRGVVGAVLGNAAVNTSGNAMDATAQAAAVEVSRDELAEDERDDGQDDETPLKRRTAPRSCVPTSGQENVSGQPEELGREQAGAQPQAEEQAEYSAFSDGFASGLYFTSDEK, encoded by the exons ATGGCCGACGGCTTTAAGAAGTACTTCAATGGGACAACCATCAATGGGCGCGCTAAC GTGGCCAAGGCCACATACGCCACGTTGGCCCTGTTGTTCATCGTGTACAAGCTGCGTCGCGGATCCGGCAAGTCCGGCGACTTGGCCAGCGGCAAGTGCAGCTGTGAGTCGGACCACGACTCGTCGCTCAATGGTGACGTAGGCGTCTACGGCGTGGATCCCGACTGCTCAGTTTGCCGGGAGCGATCGGAGCGGGCCATGACCGAGTTCGATCGCGAGCAGCAACGCCGGGCGGCGGGCGAGAATGACAATGGCTGTCGCGACgatccgccgccgccaccaccacccgcATCGGGGGCATCCTCCGGCTCAGCTCCGCGCCGCAAGTGTCCTTGCGAGGAGCCGCAGCGACGGACTGAGGCAGCCGTGAAGCATAGCAGCCACATGAGCAAGACACGTGGTCAGCAGATCCAGCCGCCATATCAGTACGAACAGTACACGCAGCCCGAGGCAGAGCAAGTGCGTCCGGCTAGCCAAGTGTTGGGTCACGTGCACGACGCCTTCTACAGGGTGCTGCGTGGAGTCGTGGGCGCCGTTTTGGGCAATGCGGCGGTCAACACCAGCGGCAACGCTATGGATGCCACTGCTCAGGCAGCCGCAGTGGAAGTCTCGCGGGATGAGCTGGCCGAGGATGAGCGTGACGACGGCCAGGATGATGAGACGCCGTTAAAGCGCCGCACGGCACCGCGCTCATGCGTGCCCACCAGTGGCCAAGAGAACGTCTCGGGACAGCCGGAGGAACTGGGACGGGAACAGGCTGGCGCCCAGCCGCAGGCGGAGGAACAGGCGGAGTACAGCGCCTTCAGCGATGGCTTCGCTTCCGGCCTGTACTTCACCAGCGATGAGAAGTAG
- the LOC6526090 gene encoding activating signal cointegrator 1, which yields MEKFVRDTLSKCLDCVVTDQMMSAILSIKDDYEFDSYFGNLLSEDIEEHRMFLLNCRRMLLSGKQPRNNGKNRSPHKQLAPTSPPKDPKQNISQGAKGKSGKYVNLYASDGRVQGDTILLKGRRHCDCQAAQHKLINNCLGCGRIVCEQEGSGPCLCCGAPVHTPEEEQQLAKAAREKGGSKSAPKHGKKSGKENAKEPSKEALDKALAQRDRLLEYDKNSEKRTTVIDDELDYFQENSVWLSDAEREKFEKLHREMEEIKHGSRMKRKIRVDFAGRELPEEPTISKEYEQHVISELAAVSKASGVGSNWSASAVTGHSALTLAPNLDMAKPPVYKPSKESKSWPAPAAASDGLERIYNRVQDKELLEMQDMRQCLSMHQPWASLLVAGIKKHEGRVWYSEHRGRLWIASTSKEPHAEDIAQMEGFYKVLYGDPDIKFPSHYPTSSLLGCVNVESCLPQEEYREVYPNGESESPYVFVCTKPEQLNILLPVHGDHKIYDLPLKTHTAACKTLLRARANKG from the exons ATGGAGAAGTTCGTGCGGGACACGTTGTCCAAATGTCTGGACTGTGTGGTCACGGATCAGATGATGTC CGCCATCCTAAGCATCAAAGACGACTATGAATTCGACAGCTACTTTGGCAATTTACTGAGCGAGGACATCGAGGAGCACCGCATGTTCCTGCTAAACTGTCGCCGGATGCTACTGAGTGGCAAACAGCCGCGGAACAATGGCAAAAATCGCTCGCCCCACAAGCAACTTGCACCCACATCACCGCCCAAGGATCCCAAGCAAAATATCAGCCAGGGGGCCAAGGGTAAGTCCGGGAAGTACGTGAATCTGTATGCCAGCGATGGTCGTGTCCAGGGCGACACCATTCTGCTAAAGGGCCGACGGCATTGCGACTGCCAGGCGGCCCAGCACAAACTGATCAACAATTGCCTGGGCTGCGGCCGGATCGTATGCGAACAGGAGGGAAGCGGACCGTGCTTGTGCTGCGGCGCTCCCGTCCACACGcccgaggaggagcagcagctggccaagGCAGCCAGGGAAAAGGGCGGCTCGAAGAGTGCCCCCAAGCACGGCAAAAAGTCCGGAAAGGAGAATGCCAAGGAACCCTCCAAGGAGGCGCTGGACAAGGCGCTGGCCCAAAGAGACCGTTTGCTGGAGTACGACAAGAACAGCGAGAAGAGAACCACAGTCATCGACGATGAGCTGGACTACTTCCAG GAGAACTCCGTATGGCTGAGCGACGCTGAGCGGGAGAAGTTCGAGAAACTGCACCGAGAGATGGAGGAGATAAAGCACGGCAGTCGCATGAAACGCAAGATCCGGGTTGACTTTGCTGGCCGGGAGTTGCCGGAGGAACCGACCATCTCCAAGGAGTACGAGCAGCACGTGATCAGCGAACTAGCGGCCGTTTCTAAGGCCTCGGGTGTCGGATCCAACTGGAGTGCATCCGCGGTCACCGGGCACTCCGCTTTGACACTTGCACCCAATTTGGACATGGCAAAGCCGCCCGTCTACAAGCCCAGCAAGGAATCCAAGAGTTGGCCAGCTCCCGCAGCAGCCAGCGATGGGCTGGAGAGGATCTACAATCGGGTGCAGGACAAGGAACTCCTGGAAATGCAGGACATGCGCCAGTGTCTGTCGATGCATCAGCCCTGGGCGTCGCTCCTAGTGGCTGGCATTAAAAA ACACGAGGGACGAGTGTGGTACAGTGAACACCGTGGTAGACTGTGGATAGCCTCCACCTCCAAGGAGCCGCACGCCGAGGACATTGCCCAAATGGAGGGCTTTTACAAAGTTCTCTACGGCG ATCCCGATATCAAGTTCCCAAGTCATTATCCCACTAGCAGCCTGCTAGGTTGCGTCAACGTGGAAAGTTGCCTTCCGCAAGAGGAGTACCGAGAGGTATATCCCAACGGAGAGTCGGAGAGTCCCTATGTCTTTGTCTGCACTAAGCCAGAACAGCTGAATATTCTACTGCCTGTTCACGGCGATCACAAGATAT ACGATCTGCCGCTGAAAACTCACACGGCCGCCTGCAAAACGCTACTAAGGGCCAGGGCCAACAAGGGTTAA
- the LOC6526087 gene encoding serine/threonine-protein phosphatase 4 catalytic subunit, giving the protein MSDYSDLDRQIEQLKRCEIIKENEVKALCAKAREILVEEGNVQRVDSPVTVCGDIHGQFYDLKELFKVGGDVPEKNYLFMGDFVDRGYYSVETFLLLLALKVRYPDRITLIRGNHESRQITQVYGFYDECLRKYGSTAVWRYCTEIFDYLSLSAIIDGKIFCVHGGLSPSIQYLDQIRSIDRKQEVPHDGPMCDLLWSDPEDQTGWGVSPRGAGYLFGSDVVSQFNRTNEIDMICRAHQLVMEGFKWHFNETVLTVWSAPNYCYRCGNVAAILELNEYLHRDFVIFEAAPQESRGIPSKKPQADYFL; this is encoded by the exons ATGTCCGACTACAGCGACCTGGACCGACAGATCGAGCAGCTAAAGCGCTGCGAGAtcatcaaggagaacgagGTGAAGGCCCTGTGTGCCAAGGCCCGCGAGATCCTGGTGGAGGAGGGCAATGTGCAGCGGGTGGACTCGCCAGTGACCGTGTGCGGCGACATCCACGGTCAGTTCTACGATCTGAAGGAGCTGTTCAAGGTTGGCGGCGATGTGCCCGAGAAGAACTACCTTTTCATGGGCGACTTCGTGGACCGCGGCTACTATAGCGTGGAGAcgtttctgctgctgctggcgctgaAGGTTCGCTATCCGGACCGCATCACGCTGATCCGGGGCAACCACGAGTCGCGCCAAATCACACAGGTGTACGGCTTCTACGACGAGTGCCTGCGCAAGTACGGATCGACGGCCGTGTGGCGGTACTGCACGGAGATTTTCGACTACCTCAGCCTTTCGGCGATCATCGACGGCAAGATATTCTGCGTGCACGGTGGCCTATCGCCGTCCATCCAGTACCTGGACCAGATCCGCAGCATCGACCGCAAGCAGGAGGTGCCGCACGACGGGCCCATGTGTGACCTGCTCTGGAGTGATCCGGAGGACCAAACCGGTTGGGGCGTGTCGCCGCGTGGTGCTGGCTATCTCTTCGGCTCGGACGTGGTCTCCCAGTTTAACCGCACCAACGAGATCGACATGATTTGCCGTGCACACCAGTTGGTGATGGAGGGCTTCAAGTGGCACTTCAACGAAACCGTCCTGACCGTCTGGTCGGCACCCAATTACTGCTATCG CTGCGGCAATGTGGCTGCCATCCTGGAGCTGAACGAGTACCTGCACCGCGATTTCGTCATCTTTGAGGCGGCTCCGCAGGAGAGTCGCGGCATTCCCTCGAAGAAGCCTCAAGCGGACTACTTCCTCTAA
- the LOC6526088 gene encoding cactin, giving the protein MPKEKSKHRHRSRSRERRDHRSPDPRSNRNRDRDREREREKERDHRDYRDKERDQRREKEKDKNRDKKREHKSRRRRSSSSSSSSSSTSSTAAGGPRSPLTKSSMKLLQTLEARRLVEQKDRQRKKEELKANETPEEKRARRLREKQAKEQRRRERMGWDNEYQTYSNEDNPFGDSNLTSTFHWGKKLEVEGLSNLSTKTVEVLSLQKQLENRRELEKVKKRRQERELERQVREDDLMMQQRAKEAVQFREWQRQEDQFHLEQARLRSEIRIRDGRAKPIDLLAQYVAAGNAPLEESLEMQMHEPYVLLNGLPMEELEDLLVDIKVYEELEQGKHIDFWNDMITIVQDELQRQQKLQAENTSLNQRRDGIHQAVVKDVADIFRGKNAQQLEEMRQRIEAKISGRADGVDISYWESLLSQLKAHMARARLRDRHQALLREKLLLLKRENDDETLQEEVPPQIKEEEMETQDAEDPEAGEGAPEDEEDPLKELREAVRLYQAGNYSPRYIREEDFTGRRVQNEDDDEPETEGVLFEEEDDERRTQRQRLLILHPERVDTNQLTPQELRMRNEARQGMQGDEAEFSVETTLDAVPQLATDKYRPRKPRYFNRVHTGFEWNKYNQTHYDMDNPPPKIVQGYKFNIFYPDLMDKSQTPQYFLTPCADNGDFAVLRFHTGPPYEDIAFKIVNREWEFSYKRGFRCQFHNNIFQLWFHFKRYRYRR; this is encoded by the coding sequence ATGCCCAAGGAGAAATCCAAGCACCGTCATCGCAGCCGCAGTCGCGAGAGGCGGGATCATCGCAGTCCAGATCCGAGGAGCAACAGGAACAGGGATCGGGATCGTGAGCGCGAGAGGGAAAAGGAGCGTGATCACAGAGACTACAGAGACAAGGAACGCGATCAGCGCagggaaaaggagaaggaCAAAAACAGGGACAAGAAGCGGGAGCACAAGAGCCGGAGGCGTCGATCTTCCTCCAGCTCATCCTCGTCCAGTTCGACGTCTAGCACGGCGGCCGGTGGGCCTCGTTCGCCACTGACAAAGAGTTCGATGAAACTGCTCCAGACGCTGGAAGCGCGTCGTCTCGTCGAGCAAAAGGACCGCCAGCGTAAGAAGGAGGAGCTGAAGGCTAATGAAACGCCAGAGGAGAAGCGTGCCCGTCGCCTGCGCGAGAAACAGGCCAAGGAGCAGCGGCGTCGCGAACGAATGGGCTGGGACAACGAGTATCAGACGTACTCCAACGAGGACAACCCGTTCGGTGACTCCAATCTCACCTCCACCTTCCACTGGGGCAAAAAGCTGGAGGTGGAGGGACTATCAAATCTCTCCACCAAAACCGTAGAGGTACTTTCCCTGCAAAAGCAGTTGGAAAACCGCAGAGAGCTGGAGAAGGTTAAGAAACGGCGGCAGGAGAGGGAGCTGGAGCGGCAGGTGCGCGAGGATGATCTAATGATGCAGCAGCGCGCCAAAGAGGCGGTGCAGTTCCGCGAGTGGCAGCGCCAGGAGGATCAGTTTCACCTAGAGCAGGCACGCTTACGTAGCGAAATTCGGATCCGCGATGGCCGTGCCAAGCCCATCGATCTCCTCGCCCAATATGTGGCCGCCGGGAATGCGCCGCTCGAAGAGTCCCTCGAGATGCAGATGCACGAGCCCTATGTTCTGCTAAACGGCCTGCCTATGGAGGAACTGGAGGACCTGCTGGTGGATATAAAGGTATACGAAGAGCTGGAGCAGGGCAAGCACATAGATTTCTGGAACGATATGATCACCATTGTGCAAGACGAATTGCAACGCCAACAGAAACTGCAAGCGGAGAATACTTCGCTCAATCAACGTCGTGATGGCATCCACCAGGCGGTGGTGAAGGATGTGGCGGATATCTTCAGGGGCAAGAATGCCCAGCAGCTAGAGGAAATGCGGCAGCGCATCGAGGCCAAGATCAGTGGTCGCGCGGATGGCGTAGATATTAGCTACTGGGAAAGTCTGCTTTCGCAACTCAAGGCGCACATGGCCAGAGCTCGACTGCGAGATCGCCATCAGGCCTTATTGCGTGAGAAGCTGCTGCTCCTCAAGCGTGAAAACGATGATGAGACGTTGCAGGAGGAGGTGCCTCCACAAATCAAGGAAGAGGAGATGGAAACCCAGGACGCAGAGGACCCGGAGGCTGGTGAGGGCGCACCCGAAGACGAAGAGGATCCCCTAAAGGAACTGCGTGAAGCAGTGCGTCTCTACCAGGCGGGAAACTACAGTCCGCGCTACATACGCGAAGAGGACTTCACCGGCAGAAGAGTGCAAAACGAAGACGACGACGAGCCGGAGACAGAAGGAGTCCTCttcgaggaggaggatgatgaGCGGCGAACACAGAGACAGCGTCTGTTAATCCTTCATCCGGAACGAGTGGACACCAATCAACTGACACCGCAGGAGCTGCGAATGCGCAACGAGGCGAGGCAGGGAATGCAGGGTGACGAGGCCGAGTTTAGTGTGGAGACCACCCTGGATGCAGTGCCTCAGCTGGCCACGGATAAGTACCGACCACGAAAGCCACGCTACTTCAATCGCGTGCACACCGGCTTCGAGTGGAACAAGTACAACCAGACGCATTACGACATGGACAATCCGCCGCCCAAGATCGTGCAGGGCTACAAGTTCAACATATTCTATCCGGACCTTATGGACAAATCCCAGACGCCGCAATACTTCCTCACTCCGTGCGCGGACAACGGGGACTTCGCGGTGCTGCGTTTCCATACAGGACCGCCATACGAGGACATCGCCTTCAAGATCGTCAACCGGGAGTGGGAGTTCAGCTACAAGCGGGGCTTCCGCTGCCAGTTCCACAACAACATCTTCCAGCTGTGGTTCCACTTCAAGCGATATCGCTACAGGCGGTGA
- the LOC6526086 gene encoding general odorant-binding protein 19d has translation MSHLVHLSVLLVVGLLCLGATTAKPHEEINRDHAAELAKECKAETGATDEDVEQLMGHEMPERHEAKCLRACVMKKLQIMDESGKLNKEHAIELVKAMSKNDAEKEDAPAEVVAKCEAIETPEDHCDAAFAYEGCIYEQMKEHGLELEEH, from the exons ATGTCGCATCTGGTTCACCTGTCCGTCCTGCTCGTCGTGGGACTCCTCTGCCTGGGAGCCACCACCGCCAAGCCGCACgaggagatcaacagggacCATGCCGCCGAGCTGGCCAAGGAGTGCAAGGCTGAGACCGGAGCCACCGATG AGGATGTGGAGCAGCTGATGGGCCACGAGATGCCCGAAAGGCACGAGGCGAAGTGCCTGCGCGCCTGCGTGATGAAGAAGCTGCAGATC ATGGATGAGTCCGGCAAGCTGAACAAGGAGCACGCCATCGAGTTGGTGAAGGCCATGAGCAAGAACGATGCGGAGAAGGAGGACGCTCCCGCCGAGGTGGTGGCCAAGTGCGAGGCCATCGAGACACCCGAGGATCA TTGCGACGCCGCTTTTGCCTACGAAGGATGCATCTACGAGCAAATGAAGGAGCACGGACtcgagctggaggagcacTGA
- the LOC6526083 gene encoding general odorant-binding protein 19a, with protein sequence MGLESGIRHIVSEMKFHLLLVCVAISLGPLPQSEAGVTEEQMWAAGKLMRDVCLPKYPKVSVEVADNIRNGAIPNSKDSNCYINCILEMMQAIKKGKFQLEPTLKQMDIMLPDSYKDEYRKGIHLCKDSTVGLKNAPNCDPAHALLSCLKNNIKVFVFP encoded by the exons ATGGGTCTGGAGTCTGGAATCCGCCACATCGTCTCGGAAATGAAGTTTCATCTGCTGCTGGTCTGCGTCGCCATATCCCTGGGACCGCTGCCCCAGTCGGAGGCAGGG GTGACGGAGGAGCAGATGTGGGCCGCCGGAAAGCTGATGCGCGACGTCTGCCTGCCCAAGTATCCCAAGGTCAGCGTGGAGGTGGCCGACAACATTCGCAACGGGGCTATACCCAATAGCAAGGACTCCAACTGCTACATCAATTGCATCCTGGAGATGATGCAGGCG ATCAAGAAGGGAAAGTTCCAACTGGAGCCGACCCTCAAGCAGATGGACATTATGCTGCCGGACAGCTACAAGGACGAGTACCGCAAGGGCATCCATCTGTGTAAGGACTCCACCGTGGGCCTGAAGAACGCCCCCAACTGCGATCCCGCCCACGCCCTGCTCAGCTGCCTGAAGAACAACATCAAGGTGTTCGTGTTTCCCTAG
- the LOC6526089 gene encoding migration and invasion enhancer 1 — translation MVKVEVEYCGICNFRGQCDLLREFLLASSPDLDISCRQGRRGSFEVAIDGQLVHSKLSCLAFPQHASVLAQVQKAERGEPVEKAMEQPIKDCIVM, via the exons ATGGTGAAAGTGGAGGTGGAATACTG CGGCATCTGTAACTTCCGCGGACAGTGCGACCTGCTGCGGGAGTTCCTGCTGGCCTCCTCGCCCGACTTGGACATATCCTGCCGCCAGGGACGGCGGGGATCCTTCGAGGTGGCCATCGACGGACAGCTGGTGCACTCAAAGCTCTCCTGTCTGGCATTTCCCCAGCACGCGAGTGTGCTGGCCCAAGTGCAGAAGGCTGAGCGCGGGGAGCCCGTGGAGAAAGCCATGGAACAGCCCATCAAGGACTGCATTGTTATGTGA
- the LOC6526085 gene encoding uncharacterized protein LOC6526085: MKPSTSASAPATAILTLVVAALLQMHCVRGQNQAFDLTKLLPKTGAEPIWAVIDRNLPQVQELISTARMECIQKLQLPRDQRPLVKVTNPSEKEKCLVECVLKKIKLMDSDNKLNVGQVEKLTSLVTQDNKMAIAVSSSMAQACSRGISSKNNCEVAHLFNQCISRQLERNNVKLVW, encoded by the exons ATGAAGCCATCCACTTCAGCATCAGCCCCAGCCACAGCTATTCTGACGCTCGTGGTTGCTGCACTGCTGCAGATGCACTGCGTCCGTGGCCAGAACCAGGCCTTCGATCTCACCAAGCTGCTGCCCAAGACCGGTGCGGAGCCCATCTGGGCGGTGATCGATCGCAACTTGCCGCAGGTGCAGGAGCTGATCAGCACGGCCAGGATGGAGTGCATCCAAAAGCTGCAGCTGCCCAGGGATCAGCGCCCGCTGGTGAAGGTGACCAATCCCAGTGAGAAGGAGAAATGCCTGGTGGAGTGCGTGCTCAAGAAGATCAAGTTG ATGGACAGCGACAACAAGCTCAACGTTGGCCAGGTGGAGAAGCTGACCAGCCTGGTGACCCAGGACAACAAGATGGCGATCGCCGTCAGCTCCAGCATGGCGCAGGCCTGCAGCCGCGGCATCTCCTCCAAGAACAACTGCGAGGTGGCCCACCTCTTCAACCAGTGCATCAGTCGCCAGCTGGAGCGCAACAACGTGAAGCTGGTGTGGTAG
- the LOC6526082 gene encoding putative 60S ribosomal protein L33 — MSEQFNFNDAFNSQTMRGRANVAKATWASVGLVYVLVKMHRRNSKRREAKLYCKGCQQAMLHG; from the exons ATGTCCGAACAGTTCAACTTCAACGACGCCTTCAACAGCCAGACCATGCGTGGTCGCGCCAAT GTTGCCAAGGCCACCTGGGCCTCAGTGGGCCTCGTCTACGTCCTGGTCAAGATGCATCGCCGCAACTCGAAGCGGCGCGAGGCCAAGCTCTACTGCAAGGGCTGCCAGCAGGCCATGCTCCATGGCTAG